In Rhodobacter xanthinilyticus, a single window of DNA contains:
- a CDS encoding LapA family protein: MMRALRWLFLAVLALGLIGLALANREIVTLRVLPPEAGEFLGYGWAVQVPMFLVIFAGVLIGLFIGFVWEWLREHKIRSTATRATRKATRLEGEVERLRERAQGPKDEVLALLEKPGR; the protein is encoded by the coding sequence ATGATGCGGGCGCTGCGCTGGCTGTTTCTGGCCGTTCTTGCGCTCGGCCTGATCGGGCTGGCGCTGGCCAATCGTGAGATCGTGACGCTGCGCGTTCTGCCGCCCGAGGCGGGGGAGTTCCTCGGCTATGGCTGGGCGGTGCAGGTGCCGATGTTTCTCGTGATCTTCGCGGGGGTGTTGATCGGGCTCTTCATCGGCTTCGTCTGGGAATGGCTGCGCGAGCACAAGATCCGCTCGACCGCGACGCGCGCCACGCGCAAGGCCACCCGCCTCGAGGGCGAGGTGGAGCGGCTGCGCGAGCGTGCGCAGGGGCCCAAGGACGAGGTTCTGGCGCTTCTCGAGAAGCCCGGGCGCTGA
- the ihfB gene encoding integration host factor subunit beta encodes MIRSELIAKIAEENPHLFQRDVEKIVNTIFEEIIEAMARGDRVELRGFGAFSVKKRDARTGRNPRTGTAVDVAEKAVPFFKTGKLLRDRLNGEA; translated from the coding sequence ATGATCCGCTCGGAATTGATCGCGAAGATTGCCGAAGAAAATCCGCACCTGTTTCAGCGAGACGTCGAAAAGATCGTCAACACGATCTTTGAGGAGATCATCGAAGCCATGGCGCGGGGCGACCGGGTCGAGCTGCGCGGCTTTGGCGCCTTCTCGGTGAAGAAGCGCGATGCGCGCACCGGGCGCAACCCGCGCACCGGCACCGCCGTCGACGTGGCCGAGAAAGCGGTGCCGTTCTTCAAGACCGGCAAGCTCCTGCGCGATCGGCTCAACGGCGAGGCCTGA
- the aroA gene encoding 3-phosphoshikimate 1-carboxyvinyltransferase: MSGHGDPIPMKSRKGGPLAGVAEVPGDKSISHRALILGALSVGRTEITGLLEGQDVLDTAKAMRAFGATVTRHGPGEWSVEGVGVGGFAEPADVIDCGNSGTGVRLIMGCMASSPISATFTGDASLRKRPMGRVTDPLALFGARAYGRAGGRLPMTIVGAAEPVPVSYTTPMASAQVKSAVLLAGLNAPGQTVVIEKVPTRDHTERMLKGFGAEITVEATPEGNRITLQGQPELTAQRVAVPRDPSSAAFPVCAALLVPGSDILVPGVSQNPTRNGLFLTLRDMGADIEFLNPREEGGEPVADLRVRYSELTGIDVAPERASSQIDEYPVLSVVAACARGTTVMRGVHELRVKESDRIDAMARGLEACGVRVEEDDDTLIVHGMGPGGVPGGATCATHIDHRIAMSFLILGLAAQAPIAVDDGSPIATSFPVFEELMAGLGAVIERG; encoded by the coding sequence ATGTCTGGCCATGGTGATCCGATTCCGATGAAATCGCGCAAGGGGGGGCCGCTTGCGGGCGTGGCCGAGGTGCCGGGCGACAAGTCGATCTCGCATCGGGCGCTGATCCTCGGCGCGCTGTCGGTCGGGCGGACCGAGATCACCGGGCTCCTCGAGGGCCAGGACGTGCTCGACACCGCCAAGGCGATGCGGGCCTTCGGCGCGACCGTCACCCGCCACGGGCCGGGCGAGTGGAGCGTCGAGGGCGTCGGCGTGGGCGGCTTTGCCGAGCCCGCCGATGTCATCGATTGCGGCAATTCGGGCACCGGGGTGCGGCTGATCATGGGCTGCATGGCGAGCTCGCCGATCTCGGCGACGTTTACGGGCGACGCGAGCCTGCGCAAGCGGCCGATGGGGCGGGTGACCGACCCGCTCGCGCTTTTCGGCGCGCGGGCCTATGGGCGCGCGGGCGGGCGGCTGCCGATGACGATCGTCGGCGCGGCCGAGCCCGTGCCGGTCAGCTACACCACGCCGATGGCCTCCGCGCAGGTGAAATCGGCGGTGCTGCTCGCGGGGCTGAACGCGCCCGGCCAGACCGTCGTCATCGAGAAGGTGCCGACGCGCGATCATACCGAGCGGATGCTGAAGGGCTTTGGCGCCGAGATCACCGTCGAGGCCACCCCCGAGGGCAACCGCATCACCCTGCAGGGCCAGCCCGAGCTCACCGCGCAGCGCGTCGCGGTGCCGCGCGACCCGTCCTCGGCGGCCTTCCCGGTCTGCGCCGCGCTCCTCGTGCCGGGCTCGGATATTCTCGTGCCGGGCGTCAGCCAGAACCCGACCCGCAACGGGCTGTTCCTGACGCTGCGGGACATGGGCGCCGATATCGAATTCCTCAACCCGCGCGAAGAGGGCGGCGAGCCGGTCGCCGACCTGCGCGTGCGCTACTCCGAGCTCACCGGCATCGACGTGGCCCCCGAGCGCGCCTCCTCGCAGATCGACGAATACCCGGTGCTCTCGGTGGTCGCGGCCTGCGCGCGCGGCACCACGGTGATGCGCGGCGTGCATGAGCTGCGCGTCAAGGAAAGCGACCGGATCGACGCGATGGCGCGCGGTCTCGAGGCCTGCGGCGTGCGCGTCGAGGAAGATGACGATACGCTGATCGTCCATGGCATGGGCCCGGGCGGCGTGCCGGGCGGGGCGACCTGCGCCACCCATATCGACCACCGGATCGCGATGAGCTTCCTGATCCTCGGCCTCGCCGCCCAGGCGCCGATCGCGGTCGATGACGGCTCGCCGATCGCGACCTCCTTCCCGGTCTTCGAGGAGCTGATGGCGGGCCTTGGCGCGGTGATCGAACGGGGCTGA
- a CDS encoding capsular polysaccharide export protein, LipB/KpsS family: MSPARVILHLPERYEALIEKRRRPLLYTRILDMIAARGGTALIGSRHPPRAPDGDLHITDNARAPGPGGLSAATAYLEDFWHLDPEGVLAGSSIRHETFRPRAVEGAAARAFVRGLRARFVAPRRGRYGQKRALERFPKGALAVFLQGPAPYRAGQAFCEAEVMVRTVLAGAEGRPVIVKAHPLALEEGRALIARLRAEGALGAQMIETDANIHDILAACAATISVNSAAAIEGFLHGKPALLFGQSDFAQAAVSVREPGAFGAALAQALGTDWPHVRFLYWYFGLHCLWLDDPDLEAKILAIFARAGFDAHRLGLAP, translated from the coding sequence GTGAGCCCCGCGCGGGTCATTTTGCACCTGCCTGAGCGCTACGAGGCGCTGATCGAAAAGCGCCGCCGGCCGCTCCTTTACACCCGGATCCTCGACATGATCGCCGCGCGCGGGGGCACCGCGCTGATCGGGTCGCGCCACCCGCCGCGCGCCCCGGACGGCGATCTGCATATCACCGACAACGCCCGCGCCCCGGGCCCCGGGGGGCTCAGCGCCGCGACCGCCTATCTCGAGGATTTCTGGCATCTCGACCCCGAGGGCGTGCTCGCGGGCTCCTCGATCCGGCATGAGACCTTCCGCCCGCGTGCGGTCGAGGGGGCGGCGGCGCGGGCCTTCGTGCGCGGCCTGCGGGCGAGGTTCGTGGCGCCGCGGCGCGGGCGCTATGGCCAAAAACGCGCGCTCGAGAGATTTCCGAAGGGGGCGCTTGCGGTCTTCTTGCAGGGCCCCGCGCCCTATCGCGCGGGGCAGGCCTTTTGCGAGGCCGAGGTGATGGTGCGCACGGTTCTGGCGGGCGCAGAGGGGCGACCGGTGATCGTGAAGGCGCATCCGCTCGCGCTCGAGGAGGGGCGGGCGCTGATCGCGCGGCTGCGCGCCGAGGGCGCGCTGGGCGCGCAGATGATCGAGACGGATGCCAATATCCACGACATTCTTGCAGCCTGCGCGGCGACGATCTCGGTCAATTCCGCCGCCGCGATCGAGGGGTTTTTGCATGGCAAGCCCGCGCTTTTGTTCGGGCAGAGCGATTTTGCGCAAGCCGCGGTGAGCGTGCGCGAGCCGGGCGCGTTTGGCGCCGCGCTGGCGCAGGCGCTTGGCACCGATTGGCCCCATGTGCGCTTTCTCTACTGGTATTTCGGGCTCCACTGCCTCTGGCTCGACGACCCCGATCTCGAGGCGAAGATCCTCGCGATCTTTGCCCGGGCGGGGTTCGATGCCCACCGGCTGGGGCTTGCGCCATGA
- the rpsA gene encoding 30S ribosomal protein S1 gives MCAKATMEDFEALLNESLEIDTPNEGSVVKGKVIAIEAGQAIIDVGYKMEGRVDLKEFANPGEAPTIAVGDEVEVYLDRVENARGEAVISREKARREEAWDRLEKAYASEERVDGAIFGRVKGGFTVDLGGAVAFLPGSQVDVRPVRDAGPLMGLKQPFQILKMDRRRGNIVVSRRAILEESRAEQRAEVIGNLTEGQVVEGVVKNITEYGAFVDLGGVDGLLHVTDMAWRRVNHPSEILTIGETVKVQVVKINKDTHRISLGMKQLQNDPWDSVEQKFPIGSVHKGRVTNITDYGAFVELEAGVEGLVHVSEMSWTKKNVHPGKIVSTSQEVDVMVLEIDTAKRRVSLGLKQCMRNPWEVFAEAHPVGSVIEGEVKNITEFGLFIGLENDIDGMVHLSDLSWEQRGEDAIQNYRKGDIVKAAVTEVDIEKERISLSIKALDADTFSDAVDGVKRGSVITVTVTAIEDGGIEVEYNGMKSFIRRSDLARDRADQRPERFQVGDHVDVRVVNVDSKTRKLGVSIKAREIAEEKEAVEQYGSSDSGASLGDILGAALKAKE, from the coding sequence ATGTGCGCTAAAGCAACCATGGAAGACTTCGAAGCCCTCCTCAACGAGAGCCTCGAGATCGACACCCCGAACGAAGGTTCGGTTGTCAAGGGCAAGGTCATCGCCATCGAGGCGGGCCAGGCCATCATCGACGTCGGCTACAAGATGGAAGGCCGCGTCGACCTGAAAGAATTCGCCAACCCGGGCGAGGCCCCGACCATCGCCGTGGGCGATGAAGTCGAAGTCTACCTCGACCGCGTTGAAAACGCCCGTGGCGAAGCCGTCATCTCGCGCGAGAAAGCGCGCCGCGAAGAGGCCTGGGATCGTCTCGAGAAAGCCTATGCTTCGGAAGAGCGCGTCGATGGCGCCATCTTCGGTCGCGTCAAGGGCGGCTTCACCGTCGACCTCGGCGGCGCCGTGGCCTTCCTGCCGGGCAGCCAAGTCGACGTCCGCCCGGTGCGCGACGCCGGCCCGCTCATGGGTCTCAAGCAGCCGTTCCAGATCCTCAAGATGGACCGTCGTCGTGGCAACATCGTTGTCTCGCGCCGCGCGATCCTCGAGGAAAGCCGCGCCGAACAGCGCGCCGAAGTCATCGGCAACCTCACCGAAGGTCAGGTTGTGGAAGGCGTCGTCAAGAACATCACCGAATACGGTGCGTTCGTTGACCTCGGCGGCGTTGACGGCCTGCTCCATGTCACCGACATGGCGTGGCGCCGCGTGAACCACCCGTCGGAGATCCTCACGATCGGCGAGACCGTCAAGGTCCAGGTCGTCAAGATCAACAAGGACACCCACCGCATCTCGCTGGGCATGAAGCAGCTCCAGAACGATCCGTGGGATTCGGTCGAGCAGAAATTCCCGATCGGGTCGGTCCACAAGGGCCGCGTGACCAACATCACCGATTACGGCGCTTTCGTGGAGCTGGAAGCCGGTGTCGAAGGTCTCGTTCACGTCTCGGAAATGTCCTGGACCAAGAAGAACGTGCACCCCGGCAAGATCGTCTCGACCTCGCAAGAGGTTGACGTCATGGTGCTCGAGATCGACACCGCGAAGCGTCGCGTGTCGCTCGGCCTCAAGCAGTGCATGCGCAACCCGTGGGAAGTCTTCGCGGAAGCCCACCCGGTTGGCTCGGTCATCGAAGGCGAAGTCAAGAACATCACCGAATTCGGTCTGTTCATCGGCCTCGAGAACGATATCGACGGCATGGTGCACCTGTCGGATCTGAGCTGGGAACAGCGCGGCGAAGACGCGATCCAGAACTACCGCAAGGGCGATATCGTCAAGGCGGCGGTCACCGAGGTGGATATCGAGAAAGAGCGCATCTCGCTCTCGATCAAGGCGCTCGACGCCGACACCTTCTCGGACGCGGTTGACGGCGTGAAGCGCGGCTCGGTGATCACCGTGACCGTGACCGCGATCGAAGATGGCGGCATCGAGGTCGAATACAACGGCATGAAATCCTTCATCCGTCGTTCGGATCTCGCCCGTGATCGTGCCGATCAACGCCCCGAGCGCTTCCAGGTTGGCGATCATGTCGACGTTCGCGTCGTCAACGTCGACAGCAAGACCCGCAAGCTCGGCGTGTCGATCAAGGCGCGCGAAATCGCCGAAGAGAAAGAAGCCGTCGAACAATACGGCTCGTCGGACTCGGGCGCGTCGCTCGGGGACATCCTCGGCGCGGCTCTCAAAGCCAAGGAATAA
- the trmB gene encoding tRNA (guanine(46)-N(7))-methyltransferase TrmB encodes MMQDSDSQAGAGPEPEVTSPEAASERSEWRNFYGRIRGKTMRQSQKAYLSEDLASLAPRGVTREENPGRELIDPQAIFGNDAPIWLEVGFGGGEHLVHMCARYPEVNIIGCEPFINGVAMLLGKIRAAGVTNIAVHPGDARDLMDVLPDGALAKAFLNYPDPWPKRRHHRRRFVTQDHLVPLARCLAPGAEFRVATDIPSYMAQALREVPRAGFALTGHGGEAWGDWISTRYEQKALREGRVPDYATFRRL; translated from the coding sequence AGCCCGAGGTGACCTCCCCGGAGGCGGCCTCCGAGCGCTCGGAGTGGCGCAATTTCTACGGCCGGATCCGCGGCAAGACCATGCGTCAGAGCCAGAAGGCCTATCTTTCCGAGGATCTCGCGAGCCTCGCGCCGCGCGGCGTGACGCGGGAGGAGAACCCCGGCCGAGAGCTCATCGACCCGCAGGCGATCTTCGGCAATGACGCGCCGATCTGGCTCGAGGTGGGGTTCGGCGGCGGCGAGCATCTGGTGCATATGTGCGCGCGCTACCCGGAGGTGAACATCATCGGCTGCGAGCCCTTCATCAACGGCGTGGCGATGCTGCTTGGCAAGATCCGCGCGGCGGGGGTGACGAATATTGCGGTGCATCCGGGGGATGCGCGCGATCTGATGGATGTTCTGCCCGATGGCGCGCTGGCGAAGGCGTTTCTGAATTACCCCGACCCCTGGCCGAAGCGGCGCCATCATCGGCGGCGGTTCGTCACGCAGGACCATCTCGTGCCGCTTGCGCGCTGTCTGGCGCCGGGGGCCGAGTTCCGCGTTGCGACCGATATCCCGAGCTACATGGCGCAGGCCTTGCGCGAGGTGCCGCGCGCGGGGTTCGCGCTCACCGGCCATGGCGGCGAGGCCTGGGGCGACTGGATCTCGACGCGCTATGAGCAAAAGGCGCTGCGCGAGGGGCGTGTCCCCGATTACGCGACCTTCAGGCGGCTTTGA
- a CDS encoding (d)CMP kinase codes for MIFTVAIDGPAAAGKGTISRAVAARFGFAHLDTGLLYRAVGAKGGDPVAAAESLSAEDLARGDLRSLAAGQAASRVAVIPEVRAALTEFQRRFARQPGGAVLDGRDIGTVICPEAEVKLYVTASPEVRAHRRWLEVGGDEAEVLAEVRERDARDMGRADAPLRPAEEAEILDTSEMTIEAAVAAAVALIEAALGRAR; via the coding sequence ATGATCTTCACGGTGGCGATCGACGGCCCGGCGGCGGCGGGCAAGGGCACGATCTCGCGCGCGGTGGCGGCGCGGTTCGGCTTTGCGCATCTCGATACGGGGCTGCTCTACCGCGCAGTGGGCGCCAAGGGGGGCGATCCGGTCGCGGCCGCCGAAAGCCTCTCGGCCGAGGATCTCGCGCGCGGCGATCTGCGCTCGCTCGCCGCGGGCCAGGCCGCCTCGCGCGTCGCGGTGATCCCCGAGGTGCGTGCCGCGCTGACCGAGTTTCAGCGCCGCTTTGCCCGCCAGCCGGGCGGCGCGGTGCTCGACGGGCGCGATATCGGCACGGTGATCTGCCCCGAGGCCGAGGTGAAGCTCTATGTCACCGCGAGCCCCGAGGTGCGCGCGCATCGCCGCTGGCTCGAGGTCGGCGGCGACGAGGCCGAGGTCCTGGCCGAGGTGCGCGAGCGCGATGCGCGCGACATGGGCCGCGCCGATGCGCCTTTGCGCCCGGCCGAGGAGGCCGAGATCCTCGACACCTCCGAGATGACGATCGAGGCGGCGGTGGCGGCGGCGGTCGCTTTGATCGAGGCCGCGCTGGGGCGCGCGCGGTGA